One Cardiocondyla obscurior isolate alpha-2009 linkage group LG11, Cobs3.1, whole genome shotgun sequence DNA segment encodes these proteins:
- the LOC139106758 gene encoding uncharacterized protein, whose amino-acid sequence MDYQKQRDEVFRYLIPCAAKFIDEYFESPLRISFLLPDTLKDIAVVIESLTKELCIPNVIYTLNVSLTSTTETSDALTNVVILSESGIILEASNSSFVSNCEYDCHFIIVLTNPFTDKESFLMEAGLLVQQMSLESIFKLEILASVGDSVLLASSLPVRINGSYALAEPAFSGKCERQAAAADVQWQRFTNKTNSSYDVNTINAGMFDNFPFSCFVNDTGDVIYFGGVEGSMIEEIARRMEIPLKREMIEWTQGLTLKTEMYLRFYNASDDLVFGGILWDYSRKVTYTTCYGMVHISWMIPIEINVSLRGLIAPFDPDVWYTIICVLIAGGLVKLFIIRDITFLDIVGLVIGVPTFRQPTRHSSRIKFISWALFGFFLTQFYLGMLADYLIRISDLQMESIQELVESGLKMGGTQRFTDLIQVPDKLDDEEKIDRIIREKITVFEQQDYHNQYMDLIQGKNTSVALLVMLNLTSNPDDIGHAHIIEETMGSYPLALVVRRDFPYLKEFNYQIQVCVQAGLVNYWSNMAALNGKSYTTESDDDDSRIEIDDLAPAFFLLIIGYFSGYCLLLIEVIFYPSKLLS is encoded by the coding sequence ATGGATTATCAAAAGCAACGCGACGAAGtgtttagatatttaatacCTTGCGCGGCGAAATTTATCGACGAATATTTTGAGTCCCCGCTTAGAATATCTTTTCTGCTGCCGGACACGCTGAAAGACATCGCCGTAGTCATAGAATCGTTGACGAAGGAATTATGCATCCCGAAcgtaatttatacattaaatgtTAGCCTGACGAGTACAACGGAAACATCCGATGCTTTGACAAACGTAGTTATTCTGTCGGAGAGCGGAATTATTCTCGAAGCGAGCAATTCCTCCTTTGTCAGTAACTGCGAGTACGATTGCCACTTTATAATAGTGCTAACGAATCCGTTCACCGATAAAGAAAGCTTTTTGATGGAGGCCGGCCTGCTCGTGCAACAAATGTCCCTCGAATCGATTTTCAAGCTCGAGATATTGGCGTCAGTTGGAGACTCGGTGCTGCTCGCCAGCAGCTTACCGGTCCGGATCAACGGGTCGTACGCACTTGCCGAGCCAGCATTTTCCGGCAAATGTGAACGACAGGCTGCCGCGGCCGATGTGCAATGGCAGCGCTTCACGAACAAAAcgaactcgtcgtacgacgTTAATACGATAAACGCGGGTATGTTCGATAACTTCCCGTTCTCGTGTTTCGTCAACGACACAGGCGACGTGATTTATTTCGGCGGCGTCGAGGGCTCGATGATCGAGGAAATAGCGAGGAGGATGGAAATACCGCTGAAGAGGGAGATGATTGAATGGACGCAAGGGTTAACGTTAAAAACTGAAATGTACCTAAGGTTTTACAATGCATCCGACGACTTAGTGTTCGGCGGAATTTTGTGGGACTACAGCCGAAAAGTTACGTACACTACTTGCTACGGCATGGTGCACATTTCCTGGATGATACCGATTGAAATAAACGTCTCTCTGCGCGGCTTGATAGCTCCGTTCGACCCGGACGTTTGGTACACTATAATTTGCGTCTTGATCGCCGGTGGACTCGTAAAGCTGTTTATTATTCGCGACATCACGTTCTTGGATATCGTGGGACTTGTGATCGGTGTGCCGACGTTTCGACAGCCGACGAGACATTCCAGcagaattaaattcatatcttGGGCTTTATTCGGATTCTTCCTCACGCAATTCTATCTGGGAATGCTGGCTGATTATTTGATTCGAATATCGGATTTGCAAATGGAATCTATACAGGAATTAGTCGAGTCCGGATTAAAAATGGGTGGTACTCAGCGATTCACGGATTTGATACAGGTGCCGGATAAGCTTGACGATGAAGAGAAGATTGATCGAATAATTCGTGAGAAAATTACTGTCTTCGAACAACAGGATTATCATAATCAGTATATGGATCTTATCCAAGGGAAAAATACCAGCGTGGCTCTCCTCGTGATGTTAAATCTAACAAGCAATCCGGATGATATAGGGCACGCTCATATTATAGAAGAGACAATGGGCAGTTACCCTCTGGCCTTAGTCGTACGGCGAGATTTTccatatttaaaagaattcaatTACCAAATTCAAGTGTGCGTTCAAGCCGGCCTCGTAAATTATTGGTCAAACATGGCAGCATTAAACGGAAAATCTTATACGACGgaaagcgacgacgacgattcACGAATTGAAATCGACGATCTCGCACCagccttttttcttttaataataggATATTTTAGCGGATACTGCTTGTTACTTATAgaagttatattttatccaTCCAAATTGCTTTCATAA
- the LOC139106760 gene encoding uncharacterized protein — MYRVNVMKMTYPGFVLLVGVGVGIATFLYYMFTDNNRSDGQYSYSRNRRSSEDHSGNRSWSTARETVINRRSSASTSNSKERKDNATSTERKDNATSSERKDTAPSKDDITKLICSICQFPIFESERTQLRLCKHIFHKDCIRELTKHNPGAVCPNCRTKF, encoded by the exons ATGTATCGCGTAAATGTAATGAAAATGACGTATCCTGGGTTTGTGTTGCTTGTCGGAGTTGGAGTTGGTATAGCaacttttttgtattatatgttCACTGATAATAATCGCTCAGATGGACAGTATTCGTACTCAAGAAACAGAAGATCGTCTGAAGACCACAGTGGGAACCGCTCTTGGTCAACAGCGAGAGAAAC TGTGATCAATAGAAGAAGTTCAGCAAGCACATCGAAcagtaaagaaagaaaagataacgCGACAAGTacggaaagaaaagataacGCGACAAGTTCAGAAAGAAAAGATACAGCGCCAAGTAAAGATGATATAACCAAATTAATCTGTTCAATTTGCCAATTTCCGATATTTGAATCAGAACGGACACAATTGCGCCTTTGTAAACACATTTTTCATAAGGATTGCATTAGAGAGCTGACAAAACATAACCCTGGG GCTGTTTGTCCCAATTGCAGAACAAAATTTTGA